The following coding sequences are from one Natrarchaeobaculum sulfurireducens window:
- a CDS encoding M24 family metallopeptidase, whose protein sequence is MEKRERLERYLEVSDLESVWFARPNAFAWLTGGSNVVDRETDAGVAAVGYDGTDICVLANTIEAERIVEEELPDLESESITLEQFSWYDASLEEAIADRAGDGRAAADIDVTGLERVDLANLRQPLTRRDRERYRELARETTVAVEAVCRELRPDDTEHEVASALQVALSGREIEAPVVLVGGSERAQRYRHYTPTDAQLDAYALVSVTAERGGLHASCTRTVAFDPPTWLEKRHEAATRVETTALAATQEAAARSDDADTGTAGDVFAAIQGAYEAVGYPGEWERHHQGGAAGFAGREWIATPEHDAPVERPMAYAWNPTVQGAKSEGTVLLTENGLEPLTTTGDWPTTTASAVDRELELERPGVLVLDAE, encoded by the coding sequence ATGGAAAAACGCGAGCGACTCGAGCGCTACCTCGAGGTCTCCGACCTCGAGTCGGTCTGGTTCGCACGACCGAACGCCTTTGCCTGGCTCACCGGCGGCTCGAACGTGGTCGACCGCGAGACGGATGCCGGGGTTGCCGCCGTCGGCTACGACGGGACCGACATCTGCGTCCTCGCGAACACCATCGAAGCCGAACGGATCGTCGAGGAAGAACTGCCCGACCTCGAGTCGGAGTCGATCACCCTCGAGCAATTTTCCTGGTACGACGCATCGCTCGAGGAGGCGATCGCCGACCGGGCAGGTGACGGGCGAGCGGCCGCAGACATCGACGTCACTGGCCTCGAGCGCGTCGATTTGGCCAACCTCCGACAGCCATTGACTCGGCGAGACCGCGAGCGGTACCGCGAACTCGCCAGGGAAACGACGGTCGCCGTCGAGGCCGTCTGTCGCGAGCTTCGACCCGACGACACTGAACACGAGGTCGCCTCAGCCCTGCAGGTCGCCCTCTCTGGACGAGAGATCGAGGCGCCGGTCGTCCTCGTCGGTGGGAGCGAGCGGGCCCAACGGTACCGACACTACACGCCGACTGACGCCCAACTTGACGCGTACGCCCTCGTTTCGGTGACCGCCGAACGAGGCGGCTTACACGCCAGTTGCACCCGAACCGTCGCGTTCGATCCGCCGACGTGGCTCGAGAAGCGACACGAGGCCGCAACACGGGTCGAGACGACGGCCCTTGCGGCAACACAGGAGGCCGCTGCGCGAAGCGACGATGCGGACACCGGAACGGCTGGCGACGTCTTCGCGGCGATCCAGGGGGCCTACGAGGCCGTCGGCTACCCGGGCGAGTGGGAACGACACCACCAGGGCGGCGCAGCGGGCTTCGCCGGCCGGGAGTGGATCGCGACCCCAGAGCACGACGCACCCGTCGAACGGCCGATGGCCTATGCGTGGAACCCAACGGTCCAGGGAGCGAAGAGCGAAGGAACAGTGTTGCTCACCGAGAACGGGCTCGAACCACTGACGACGACCGGAGACTGGCCGACGACGACCGCCTCGGCCGTCGACCGCGAGCTCGAGCTCGAGCGACCAGGAGTGTTGGTACTCGACGCGGAGTGA
- a CDS encoding helix-turn-helix domain-containing protein — MARDDTDDYRTDDGPDQPPDDDALVDGDDGVRTAAAEEVDQRIVDLLSWILDTETRAKIYVHLLDNPGSTSEEVATGTGLYPSTVREALAELHDEDRVTREKRASEGAGNNPYEYTAIQPSELVGGVVDQVQQELNTIFTLDRVLDREAEAEPELGADVEPVTITVDEIDVLEAADRADEAESKMNESTGDSVADESTTNLSDTADKDDEADA; from the coding sequence ATGGCTCGAGACGACACCGACGACTACCGGACGGACGACGGGCCAGACCAGCCACCCGATGACGACGCCCTCGTCGATGGTGATGACGGCGTCCGAACGGCGGCGGCCGAGGAAGTCGACCAGCGGATCGTCGACTTACTCTCGTGGATCCTCGACACCGAGACGCGGGCGAAGATCTACGTCCACTTACTCGACAATCCCGGAAGCACCTCCGAAGAGGTTGCCACGGGAACGGGGCTCTATCCGAGTACGGTTCGGGAGGCCCTCGCGGAACTCCACGACGAAGACCGCGTCACGCGCGAAAAGCGGGCCAGCGAAGGGGCCGGCAACAACCCCTATGAGTACACAGCGATCCAGCCGAGCGAACTCGTCGGTGGTGTGGTCGATCAGGTCCAGCAGGAACTGAACACCATCTTCACGCTCGACCGCGTTCTCGACCGGGAAGCCGAGGCCGAACCGGAACTGGGTGCTGACGTCGAGCCAGTGACGATCACGGTCGACGAGATCGACGTGCTCGAGGCGGCCGACCGGGCTGACGAAGCCGAATCCAAAATGAACGAATCTACTGGCGACTCGGTAGCCGACGAGTCGACGACCAACCTGTCGGACACAGCCGACAAAGACGACGAAGCTGACGCGTAA
- a CDS encoding DNA topoisomerase VI subunit B encodes MTSFQSTLGEESGIAEELAENQQAISIAEFFEKNKHMLGFDSGARGLVTAVKEAVDNALDAAEEAGILPDIYVEIQEAGDYYRLIVEDNGPGLTKESLPKVFGKLLYGSRFHVREQNRGQQGIGISAAVLYSQLTSGKPAKITSRTQGESEAQYFELIVDTDENEPEISVEETTSWDRPHGTRIELEMEANMRARNQLHDYVKHTAVVNPHARLELREPDAHFKFERATDQLPEETEEIRPHPHGVELGTVLKMLAATDSHSVSGFVQEEFTRVGKKTAESIIDEFRDRHDGREMRWRPPASQEEIDLRAVVADATANKGQEATSAFAGAIADAVDERDRIAHHELREMVADAAEAAEADHGTTFGDTVQENALEAVWLALVDATDDDEADSNDADSRLVGELYDLADEATSTRKDDAVVHAFADRLAGMFTDALDEDVRQRLTQRELREYVDRAADLTEEYDDVAFGDTARENVVETIWGVMATVPDEPPLVRELADDRDAASDLIDAMRETDIMAPPTRCLSPITADLVEAGLRKEFDAEFYASASRDAEVHGGDPFIVEAGIAYGGDLGAEGSVDVLRFANRVPLVYQRGACATTDVVKSIGWRNYGLDQPGGSGLPNGPAVIMIHVASTNVPFTSESKDAVANVPAIEDEIELAIREAARELKRFLNKRRSMQKRRKKQNVLGKILPEMATKVAEVTGRDEPDIDDAIARIMNNVLVEREVEANGDAKAVSVVVENNSSTAERLEITDIVTAEPTALPDDVTVVEMDGEWFVKWEPDVGSGDEATLEYEVTTDASFDLSVKGVETEKLTVKQ; translated from the coding sequence ATGACGTCGTTCCAGTCGACACTCGGTGAGGAGTCGGGGATCGCCGAGGAGCTGGCCGAAAACCAGCAGGCGATCTCCATCGCCGAGTTCTTCGAGAAGAACAAGCATATGCTCGGCTTCGACAGCGGCGCTCGAGGCCTCGTGACGGCCGTCAAGGAGGCCGTCGACAACGCCTTAGACGCCGCCGAAGAGGCGGGCATTCTCCCGGATATCTACGTCGAGATTCAGGAAGCAGGCGACTACTATCGCCTGATCGTCGAAGACAACGGGCCGGGGCTCACGAAGGAGTCGCTCCCCAAAGTCTTCGGGAAACTGCTCTATGGCTCGCGCTTTCACGTTCGCGAGCAAAACCGCGGCCAGCAAGGGATCGGGATCTCCGCGGCCGTTCTCTACTCACAGCTGACCAGCGGCAAACCGGCGAAGATCACCAGCCGAACCCAGGGTGAAAGCGAGGCACAGTATTTCGAGCTTATCGTCGACACCGACGAGAACGAACCCGAAATTAGCGTCGAGGAGACGACCAGCTGGGACCGACCCCACGGGACGCGCATCGAACTCGAGATGGAAGCCAACATGCGCGCTCGCAACCAGCTTCACGATTACGTCAAGCACACGGCGGTCGTCAACCCCCACGCTCGCCTCGAGTTGCGCGAACCCGACGCACACTTCAAGTTCGAGCGGGCGACCGACCAGCTTCCCGAGGAGACAGAAGAGATCCGCCCGCACCCCCACGGCGTCGAACTCGGGACGGTGTTGAAGATGCTCGCGGCGACCGACTCACACTCCGTCTCGGGATTCGTTCAGGAGGAGTTCACCCGTGTTGGGAAGAAGACGGCCGAGTCGATCATCGACGAGTTCCGCGACCGCCACGACGGACGCGAGATGCGCTGGCGACCGCCTGCAAGCCAGGAGGAAATCGACCTTCGTGCCGTCGTCGCCGACGCGACGGCGAACAAGGGCCAGGAGGCGACGAGCGCGTTCGCCGGTGCCATCGCCGACGCCGTCGACGAGCGCGACCGAATCGCCCACCACGAACTGCGCGAAATGGTCGCAGACGCCGCAGAGGCTGCCGAAGCCGACCACGGAACGACGTTCGGCGATACCGTCCAGGAAAACGCGCTCGAGGCGGTCTGGCTCGCACTCGTCGATGCGACGGACGACGACGAGGCCGACAGCAACGACGCCGACTCGAGGCTCGTCGGTGAACTCTACGACCTCGCCGACGAAGCGACGAGCACGCGGAAAGACGATGCGGTCGTCCACGCGTTCGCCGATCGGCTCGCGGGAATGTTCACCGATGCGCTCGACGAGGATGTCCGCCAGCGACTGACCCAGCGAGAACTCCGAGAGTACGTCGACCGCGCTGCGGACCTCACGGAAGAGTACGACGACGTCGCGTTCGGAGACACCGCCCGTGAGAACGTCGTCGAGACGATCTGGGGCGTGATGGCGACGGTTCCGGACGAGCCGCCGCTGGTCCGCGAACTGGCCGACGACCGCGACGCCGCCAGCGATCTCATCGACGCCATGCGCGAGACCGACATCATGGCACCGCCCACGCGGTGTCTCTCCCCCATCACCGCCGATCTCGTCGAGGCCGGACTGAGAAAGGAGTTCGATGCCGAGTTCTACGCTTCTGCAAGCCGCGATGCGGAGGTCCACGGCGGCGACCCGTTCATCGTCGAAGCTGGCATCGCCTACGGCGGCGACCTGGGTGCCGAAGGGAGCGTCGACGTGCTCCGATTCGCCAACCGCGTGCCGCTGGTCTATCAACGCGGCGCGTGTGCGACGACCGACGTGGTCAAGTCGATCGGCTGGCGCAACTACGGGCTCGACCAGCCCGGCGGCTCTGGCCTGCCGAACGGTCCGGCCGTTATCATGATCCACGTCGCCTCGACGAACGTTCCGTTCACGAGCGAGTCGAAAGACGCCGTCGCGAACGTTCCCGCGATCGAAGACGAGATCGAACTCGCCATCCGGGAGGCCGCCCGCGAACTCAAACGCTTCCTTAACAAGCGTCGGTCGATGCAGAAACGCCGGAAGAAACAGAACGTCCTCGGGAAGATCCTCCCCGAGATGGCCACGAAAGTCGCCGAAGTCACCGGACGCGACGAACCCGACATCGACGACGCCATCGCCCGGATTATGAACAACGTCCTCGTCGAACGCGAGGTCGAAGCGAACGGCGACGCAAAGGCAGTCTCGGTCGTCGTCGAAAACAACTCGAGTACGGCCGAGCGACTCGAGATCACCGACATCGTCACGGCCGAGCCGACGGCCCTTCCCGACGACGTCACCGTCGTCGAGATGGACGGCGAGTGGTTCGTCAAGTGGGAGCCCGACGTGGGGAGCGGTGACGAGGCGACGCTCGAGTACGAGGTCACGACGGACGCATCGTTTGACCTGAGCGTGAAAGGCGTCGAAACCGAGAAACTGACGGTGAAACAATGA
- a CDS encoding DNA topoisomerase IV subunit A translates to MSTDADQQAREQLIDLAAQFYDQFELGEIPHMSVPTRTKNNIEYDEDEKVWVYGDRESTRSANSVRGARKLLKAVYTIEFLADQLEQDRSSTLRELYYLSESWDNTEAQFNDQDESNSLVEDLEIVSGVTREDFHMRPEESGATIMGPLHLREQTRRGEREIHCQEDVGEGGYQIPNNPDTIEFLDCDADFILAVETGGMRDRLVENGFDEEYNALIVHLKGQPARATRRITRRLHDELGLPVTVFTDGDPWSYRIYGSVAYGSIKSAHLSQYLATPEAQFIGIQPADIVEYDLPSDPLSDSDINALESELSDPRFQTDYWEEQIELQLEIEKKSEQQALASRGLDFVTDTYLPERLDAMGVI, encoded by the coding sequence ATGAGCACGGACGCAGACCAGCAGGCACGAGAACAGTTGATCGATCTCGCGGCGCAGTTTTACGACCAGTTCGAACTGGGCGAGATCCCGCACATGTCGGTCCCGACCCGGACCAAAAACAACATCGAGTACGACGAAGACGAGAAGGTCTGGGTCTACGGCGATCGGGAGTCGACCCGGTCGGCCAACTCCGTCCGCGGAGCCCGGAAGCTCCTGAAGGCGGTGTACACCATCGAGTTCCTCGCCGACCAGCTCGAGCAGGATCGCTCGTCGACCCTGCGTGAACTCTACTATCTCTCCGAAAGCTGGGATAACACGGAGGCGCAGTTCAACGACCAGGACGAGTCGAACAGCCTGGTCGAGGACTTAGAGATCGTTTCGGGTGTCACCCGCGAGGACTTCCACATGCGCCCGGAGGAGTCTGGGGCGACGATTATGGGTCCGTTACACCTCCGCGAACAGACCCGTCGTGGCGAACGCGAGATTCACTGCCAGGAGGACGTCGGTGAAGGTGGCTATCAGATTCCGAACAACCCCGACACGATCGAGTTTCTCGACTGCGACGCCGATTTCATCCTCGCCGTCGAGACCGGTGGGATGCGTGACCGACTCGTCGAAAACGGCTTCGACGAGGAGTACAACGCCTTGATCGTCCACCTCAAAGGCCAGCCCGCCCGAGCGACCCGTCGAATCACCCGCCGACTCCACGACGAACTCGGCCTGCCGGTGACCGTCTTCACCGACGGCGACCCGTGGTCGTACCGGATCTACGGCTCGGTCGCCTACGGCTCGATCAAATCCGCCCATCTCTCGCAGTATCTGGCGACGCCCGAGGCGCAGTTCATCGGCATCCAGCCCGCCGACATCGTCGAGTACGACCTGCCGAGTGACCCGCTGAGCGACTCGGACATCAACGCACTCGAGAGCGAACTCTCCGATCCACGATTTCAGACCGACTACTGGGAAGAACAGATCGAGTTGCAACTCGAGATCGAGAAGAAGTCCGAACAGCAGGCACTGGCGTCTCGAGGGCTCGACTTCGTCACGGATACGTACCTGCCCGAACGGCTCGACGCGATGGGCGTTATCTAG
- a CDS encoding MBL fold metallo-hydrolase, whose protein sequence is MTIRFGAVTVDWFGLASVRLEGRTGVVIYIDPGPERYGLLDGFRPEDGDLVLVSHGHHYDPDSIDRVAHDDSIVVVYESVDAHEHNGISEQPEELPYEVERVRDDESFILGPLDLYTTPAFNDPAGPHTDESGTPYHPEGQGCGFGVTVDGVTAFWPGDTDAFTFHEDLEVDLLLAPIGGTSTMDRHEAAALAERMEPGLVLPVHYDTFEAIETDQDAFVVDVASRGVPVVLDEH, encoded by the coding sequence ATGACTATTAGATTCGGCGCGGTAACGGTCGACTGGTTCGGGCTCGCAAGCGTCCGACTCGAGGGACGGACCGGCGTCGTCATCTACATCGATCCCGGTCCCGAACGATACGGTCTTCTGGACGGCTTTCGACCGGAAGACGGCGATCTCGTTCTCGTCTCTCATGGCCACCACTACGATCCGGACTCGATCGATCGGGTCGCCCACGACGATTCGATCGTCGTCGTCTACGAGTCCGTCGACGCTCACGAACACAACGGCATCAGCGAGCAACCGGAGGAGCTACCGTACGAGGTCGAACGCGTCCGTGACGACGAGTCGTTCATCCTCGGGCCGCTCGACCTCTACACGACGCCTGCGTTTAACGACCCTGCGGGCCCACACACGGACGAGAGTGGGACGCCGTATCACCCCGAAGGCCAGGGCTGTGGCTTCGGCGTTACAGTCGACGGCGTGACGGCGTTCTGGCCCGGCGACACCGACGCCTTCACATTCCACGAGGACCTCGAGGTGGACCTCCTTCTCGCGCCGATCGGCGGCACGTCCACGATGGACCGCCACGAGGCCGCAGCCCTCGCCGAACGGATGGAACCTGGGCTCGTGTTGCCCGTCCACTACGATACGTTCGAGGCGATCGAAACCGACCAGGATGCCTTCGTCGTCGATGTCGCGAGTCGAGGCGTGCCGGTCGTCCTCGACGAGCACTGA
- a CDS encoding transcription initiation factor IIB has protein sequence MTDTNLRAYRNERADERTDEREDETTARADEQEHCPECGGRLISDTEHAETLCGDCGLVVEEDEIDRGPEWRAFDSAEKDQKSRVGAPTTKMMHDQGLSTNIGWQDKDAYGRALSSRQRQKMQRLRTWNERFRTRDSKERNLKQALGEIDRMASALGLPENVRETASVIYRRALEEDLLPGRSIEGVATASLYAAARQAGTPRSLDEISAVSRVEKMELTRTYRYIIRELGLEVKPADPEHYVPRFVSDLDLSDETERMARELLESARKEGVHSGKSPVGLAAAGVYAAALLTNEKVTQNEVSDVANISEVTIRNRYKELLEASDSAAPA, from the coding sequence ATGACAGATACGAACCTTCGAGCCTACCGGAACGAACGAGCCGACGAACGAACCGACGAACGAGAAGACGAAACGACTGCCCGAGCCGACGAGCAAGAGCACTGCCCAGAGTGTGGCGGGCGACTCATCTCGGACACCGAACACGCCGAGACGCTCTGTGGCGACTGCGGACTCGTCGTCGAAGAAGACGAAATCGATCGCGGCCCCGAGTGGCGTGCGTTCGATTCGGCCGAGAAAGATCAGAAGAGCCGCGTCGGCGCCCCCACGACGAAGATGATGCACGACCAGGGGCTGTCGACTAACATCGGCTGGCAGGACAAAGACGCCTATGGCCGGGCGCTCTCGAGTCGCCAGCGTCAGAAGATGCAGCGGCTCCGAACGTGGAACGAGCGGTTTCGCACCCGTGACTCGAAAGAGCGCAACCTCAAGCAGGCCCTCGGTGAGATCGACCGGATGGCGAGCGCACTCGGACTGCCCGAAAACGTCCGCGAGACCGCCTCGGTCATCTATCGGCGCGCCCTCGAGGAGGACCTCCTCCCCGGACGGTCGATCGAAGGCGTCGCGACGGCGTCGCTGTACGCCGCCGCCCGCCAGGCCGGGACGCCGCGCAGCCTCGATGAGATCTCGGCCGTCAGCCGCGTCGAGAAGATGGAGCTGACCCGAACCTACCGGTACATCATCCGAGAACTCGGCCTCGAGGTCAAACCCGCCGACCCCGAACACTACGTCCCACGCTTTGTGAGCGACCTCGACCTGTCGGACGAGACCGAACGGATGGCCCGCGAACTGCTCGAGTCGGCTCGCAAAGAGGGCGTCCACAGCGGCAAGTCGCCCGTTGGCCTCGCTGCCGCCGGCGTCTACGCTGCAGCGCTGTTGACCAACGAGAAGGTCACGCAGAACGAGGTCAGTGACGTCGCGAACATCTCGGAGGTCACGATCCGAAACCGCTACAAGGAACTGCTCGAGGCCTCGGATTCGGCTGCACCGGCGTAA